From a region of the Lactuca sativa cultivar Salinas chromosome 4, Lsat_Salinas_v11, whole genome shotgun sequence genome:
- the LOC111883042 gene encoding DNA (cytosine-5)-methyltransferase DRM2, producing MDDHVSSEENENFDWNTDDDLEIENYSSSCSTLVTTTRNTQAIISNGEASTSAAAPSNSNLVDQFLGMGFSEKQITKAIKENGEDNAESILETLLTYSSPEGNMTCDSDSHQQQQCVNNDDFSSDYDETVPDDLSEFDSWSDDEIPENYELLPKHEKALLSLTSMGYTVEEASAAVERCGPDASIGEITDFICAAQMAKTEAVFYEEEKPKKLFTSNGKLKRKKFHELEAHKRKKQKGPLTEEDEVIRLPNPMIGFGVPSGSTAITHRTLPDAAVGPPFFYYENVALAPKGVWDTISRFIYDVQPEFVDSQYFCATARKRGYVHNLPIKNRFPILPLPPRTIHDALPMTRRWWPEWDPRTKLNCLQTSYASSRLTDRIRKALEKWGESENVPEDVRKYVMYECRKWNLVWVGKNKVAPLEPDEVEMLLGFPRNHTRGGGISRTDRYKSLGNSFQVDTVAYHLSVLKDIFPNGINMLSLFSGIGGAEVALHRLGIPLKNVVSVELSEANRDIVRSWWEQTNQKGNLVHLADVQQLNPDKLEQLMRPFGGFDLVVGGSPCNNLAGSNRVSRDGLEGEQSALFYEFPRILDLVKCIMNGQNEN from the exons ATG GATGATCATGTTTCTAGTGAGGAGAATGAGAATTTTGATTGGAATACTGATGATGATCTTGAAATAGAGAATTACTCATCCTCTTGTTCAACTTTAGTAACTACTACTAGGAATACTCAAGCTATTATTAGCAATGGGGAG GCGAGCACATCAGCAGCAGCTCCTTCAAACTCCAATCTTGTTGACCAGTTCCTAGGAATGGGCTTCTCTGAAAAACAGATTACAAAAGCAATTAAAGAAAATG GGGAAGATAACGCAGAGTCCATACTGGAAACTCTACTTACATACTCA TCTCCGGAAGGAAACATGACATGTGATAGCGATTCTCATCAGCAACAACAATGTGTAAATAATGATGATTTTTCTTCTGACTATGATGAAACTGTTCCTGATGATTTATCTGAGTTTGACAGCTGGTCTGATGATGAAATACCT GAGAATTACGAATTGTTGCCTAAACATGAGAAAGCATTGTTATCTTTGACAAGTATGGGATATACAGTAGAAGAGGCTTCAGCAGCCGTGGAGAGATGTG GTCCTGATGCCTCGATTGGAGAAATAACTGATTTCATTTGTGCTGCTCAAATGGCAAAGACAGAAGCTGTATTTTATGAGGAAGAG AAACCAAAAAAACTATTTACCTCAAATGGGAAACTCAAGAGAAAGAAATTCCACGAGCTCGAGGCACATAAAAGAAAAAAGCAAAAGGGCCCACTAACAGAAGAAGACGAAGTCATCCGCCTCCCAAACCCAATGATCGGGTTTGGGGTCCCATCCGGCTCAACCGCCATAACCCACCGCACCCTCCCCGATGCAGCCGTGGGCCCACCTTTCTTCTACTATGAAAACGTAGCATTAGCCCCAAAAGGCGTGTGGGACACAATCTCCCGTTTCATATACGATGTCCAACCCGAATTTGTAGACTCACAGTATTTTTGTGCAACCGCTAGAAAACGAGGATACGTCCATAATCTCCCTATAAAAAATAGATTTCCGATTTTGCCCTTGCCACCTCGCACTATCCACGACGCGTTACCCATGACGAGAAGATGGTGGCCCGAGTGGGACCCACGGACGAAACTTAATTGTTTGCAAACGAGTTATGCGAGTTCGAGATTGACAGATAGGATCCGGAAGGCTCTAGAAAAGTGGGGGGAGAGTGAGAATGTTCCGGAAGATGTGAGGAAGTATGTTATGTATGAGTGTAGGAAGTGGAATTTGGTTTGGGTTGGGAAAAATAAGGTTGCGCCTTTGGAGCCGGATGAGGTGGAGATGTTGTTGGGGTTTCCTAGGAATCATACGAGAGGTGGTGGGATAAGTAGAACGGATAGATACAAGTCACTTGGGAACTCGTTTCAG GTTGACACAGTGGCATACCATCTCTCTGTACTAAAAGACATATTTCCAAACGGTATAAACATGCTCTCTCTCTTCTCTGGCATTGGTGGTGCTGAGGTGGCGCTCCACAGGCTCGGGATTCCTCTAAAAAATGTTGTGTCAGTTGAACTCTCGGAAGCCAACAGAGACATTGTGAGAAGCTGGTGGGAACAAACAAACCAAAAGGGCAATTTGGTCCATTTGGCAGATGTCCAACAATTGAATCCTGACAAACTTGAACAACTTATGAGACCTTTTGGTGGTTTTGATCTTGTGGTTGGTGGAAGTCCGTGTAATAATCTTGCAGGGAGTAATCGGGTGAGTAGAGATGGACTTGAAGGTGAACAATCCGCTCTGTTTTATGAATTTCCGCGTATTCTAGACTTAGTTAAGTGTATAATGAATGGGCAAAATGAAAATTAA
- the LOC111883079 gene encoding mitochondrial outer membrane import complex protein METAXIN translates to MDEVIQKERQHLTLVTRKPCFSLPTACPSCLPVYIYLKFANVPFDLCYNLTYPDSDQIPYVDSDTYVAYNNEKGGVIESLKEDNIVNLDSEVQSLPEWVSIVAMINSWLSDAILYELWVGSDGTSANKIYYSDLPWPIGKLLYLKQVYNVKQLLGISKDTAERREEEIYRRATIAYQALSTKLGEESFFFDNRPTSLDAIFLGHALITLYALPETSMLRSKLLEQPNLVLYADKHKAELLDSSDPSSSSSSSSSIPKRGPSNWSSKPKSQPPKRERTEEEKNFRRKAKYFLVTQLVAVLVFLSLLGGSDDTEVDADGDDDFDYDN, encoded by the exons ATGGATGAAGTGATTCAAAAAGAGCGGCAACATCTGACTCTAGTCACTAGAAAACCATGTTTTAGTCTGCCAACAGCTTGTCCTTCGTGCTTGCCTGTCTACATCTATCTCAAATTCGCCAATGTTCCTTTCGATTTGTGTTACAATCTCACTTATCCCGATTCCG aTCAAATTCCTTATGTTGACTCCGATACATACGTTGCTTACAACAATGAGAAGGGTGGTGTAATTGAAAGTTTAAAAGAAGATAATATCGTCAATCTGGACTCAGAAGTCCAAAGCCTTCCTGAATGGGTATCCATAGTTGCAATGATTAATTCATGGCTTTCGGATGCAATCTTGTACGAGCTCTGGGTAGGTTCAGATGGAACTTCTGCAAACAAGATCTACTACTCTGATCTCCCATGGCCAATAGGAAAGCTGTTATATCTTAAACAAGTATACAATGTGAAACAGTTACTTGGAATTTCAAAAGACACAGCTGAAAGAAGGGAAGAAGAG ATATATAGGAGAGCTACCATTGCTTACCAAGCTTTATCAACCAAGTTAGGTGAAGAGTCATTTTTCTTTGATAACAG GCCAACTAGTTTGGATGCTATTTTTCTTGGGCATGCACTTATTACACTTTATGCATTACCG GAAACATCAATGCTTCGTAGCAAACTGTTGGAACAACCTAATCTTGTGTTATATGCTGACAAACATAAAGCTGAACTTTTGGATTCTTCAgatccatcatcatcatcatcatcatcatcatctataCCCAAACGAGGACCTTCAAATTGga GTTCGAAGCCGAAAAGTCAACCACCAAAGAGGGAGAGGACAGAGGAAGAGAAGAATTTCAGAAGAAAAGCAAAGTATTTCTTGGTGACTCAGCTGGTTGCTGTTTTAGTTTTTCTTAGTCTTCTTGGTGGATCTGATGATACTGAAGTGGATGCTGATGGGGATGATGACTTCGATTATGATAACTAA
- the LOC111883036 gene encoding pentatricopeptide repeat-containing protein At2g34400, with product MLRKTTTFSRQLSFQKQLQWQQQQQPLKERLLIILKQCVSTKTVQQIHTQMLIHSVDKLNFLLAKIIDLKDFDYSYHLFTSMHEPNDYAFNVMIRGLATSWKKFDLTLELYYKMKGLGIKPNNFTYPFFFIACSNLLALEHGRLGHCMALRSGLMVDCHVRHSLITMYSMCSALSCARKVFDEIHERDLVSWNSMISGYSQMGCPTGALDLFEKMKGEGFEPNEMTLVSVLGACGDLGNLSLGRLIEDYVVDNKMKVNSFIGSSLIGMYAKCGDLVSSRRVFDKMTKKDLVTWNSMITGYAQSGLSHEAISIFNIMKEEGVKANNITLSGVLSACASLGALDVGKSIDEYASKNGLQQDIYVATALIDMYAKCGSVDHAFQVFENMPFKNLVTWNAMISAFAFNGRAKEAILLFNRMSVFPDDVTFVGVLSACVHGGMVREGRKFFDLMTSSYKLVPKIEHYSCMVDLLSRAGLVNEAWDFIQKMPEKPDEITLGALLGACQKVGNLDVSEKVMKVLLEIEPKNSWNYVISSQIYANSNRWDDSAKMRLLMRQKGVTKVPGSSWIEVHGQIQEFRVGDDLHIDSEEIYKLLEFLYIEMKLKGYVVNTNVVKGKNKKLSCS from the exons ATGCTCAGAAAAACTACCACTTTTTCCCGCCAACTCAGCTTTCAGAAGCAACTGCaatggcagcagcaacagcagcctctTAAAGAGCGACTATTGATCATCTTAAAGCAATGTGTTTCAACCAAAACAGTTCAACAAATTCACACCCAAATGCTCATACACTCTGTAGACAAACTCAATTTCCTACTTGCCAAGATTATTGATCTAAAAGATTTCGATTACTCCTACCATTTATTCACATCAATGCACGAACCAAATGACTATGCTTTCAATGTCATGATTCGTGGCCTAGCAACGTCGTGGAAGAAGTTTGATCTTACTTTAGAACTCTATTATAAGATGAAGGGTTTAGGCATAAAGCCCAATAATTTCACGTACCCGTTTTTCTTTATCGCGTGTTCAAATCTATTGGCGCTTGAACACGGTAGATTAGGTCATTGTATGGCGTTGAGAAGTGGCTTAATGGTGGATTGTCACGTGAGGCATTCATTGATCACCATGTATTCCATGTGCAGTGCGTTGAGTTGTGCACggaaggtgtttgatgaaattcACGAGAGAGATCTGGTGTCATGGAACTCAATGATCTCTGGGTATTCACAGATGGGTTGTCCAACGGGTGCTTTGGACTTGTTTGAGAAGATGAAAGGTGAAGGATTTGAGCCTAATGAAATGACTTTAGTTAGTGTTCTTGGGGCTTGTGGGGATTTGGGAAATTTGAGTTTGGGGAGGCTTATTGAGGATTATGTTGTGGATAATAAAATGAAGGTGAATTCTTTTATTGGTTCATCTTTAATTGGTATGTATGCAAAGTGTGGGGATTTGGTGTCATCAAGGAGAGTTTTTGATAAAATGACAAAGAAAGATTTAGTAACATGGAACTCCATGATTACAGG GTATGCACAAAGTGGATTATCACATGAAGCAATTTCAATCTTCAACATCATGAAAGAAGAAGGCGTAAAAGCAAATAATATCACATTAAGTGGAGTTTTATCTGCATGTGCATCACTTGGTGCTCTTGATGTTGGTAAATCAATAGATGAATATGCATCAAAAAATGGTCTACAACAAGACATATATGTAGCCACTGCTTTAATCGACATGTATGCTAAATGTGGGAGTGTAGACCATGCATTTCAAGTTTTTGAAAACATGCCTTTCAAGAACCTTGTCACATGGAATGCCATGATTTCTGCTTTTGCTTTCAATGGAAGGGCAAAAGAGGCAATATTGTTATTTAACAGAATGTCGGTTTTCCCTGATGATGTAACATTTGTGGGAGTTTTATCTGCGTGTGTTCATGGTGGAATGGTGAGAGAAGGGCGTAAATTCTTTGACTTGATGACATCATCTTATAAATTGGTTCCTAAAATCGAGCATTATTCTTGCATGGTGGATCTTTTATCCAGGGCAGGTTTGGTAAATGAAGCATGGGATTTTATACAAAAAATGCCTGAAAAACCGGATGAAATTACATTAGGTGCATTGCTTGGAGCGTGTCAGAAAGTTGGAAATTTAGATGTTAGTGAAAAGGTGATGAAGGTTTTATTAGAGATTGAACCTAAAAATTCTTGGAATTATGTGATTTCATCACAAATATATGCAAATTCAAATAGGTGGGATGATTCGGCTAAAATGAGATTACTTATGAGACAAAAGGGTGTCACCAAAGTTCCTGGTTCTAGTTGGATTGAAGTTCATGGTCAAATTCAGGAGTTTCGTGTTGGTGATGATTTACATATTGATTCAGAAGAAATTTATAAATTGCTTGAATTTTTATATATTGAGATGAAGTTAAAAGGTTATGTGGTGAATACCAATGTTGTGAAAGGCAAGAACAAGAAGTTGTCTTGCTCATGA